ACCGACGCGATGTCGCGGGTGTTCTTCGCCGTTTGTTCGGCAAGTTGCGCCCACTGCTCTTTGGAAGCCTGGCACAGACCGTAGAGTTCTTTCGTCGATTCGATCAAGGGCGCGACCAAGTTTCCGTACTTGACCGACTTTCTGCCGGTCGAATCGGTGACGACGAGTTCGGGGGCATACTCTTCGACCTCTTGAGCGATCAAACCGATTTCATTTTGATCGTTGGCCTTCCACTTAAAGCGATGTCCTTGCAGGTTCAGAATCAGCGCGAGTCCCTCGACGCCAACGATGTCTTTTTTCAAGCGACGATCCGAAGTGTACAGGAAGGCAGAAGAGGTCACACCGGTATTGTCGATCACGGCCACATCGCCAGAGTCCGCGGCGTTGGCGAAGGAGTATGAGCCCGCGCGGCTACTGATCCGGAAGGCGTTATTCCATCCCGCGGTAAAGTATCCATATTGTGTCGCCCCGCCGAGACGTGAGCGCATATTGATGCTCGCGTTGGCGTTGGCCGCCGAAGAAGTGATCTCGATGTTGGCGTCGCCGGATGCGGTTTCGAAGATCGCCGTTCCGTTATCGAAACGCACTCCGGGCGTGCCGGCTTGATTCGCGAAGGTGTAAACTCCACCTTGGGATTCCATGTAGATTTCGCCGCCGGAGTTCGCCATGATCGCGGCGGGATAGGACGTCCCGTTCGAGCGACCGGTCAGGTTAATTCCCGCGTTCGTGTACTGACCCGCGCCTGACGTCGATTGGATATTGATGAAGGCTTCGCCGTTTTTACGAACATCGAGGGGCGCGACGGGACTGTTCGTCCCGATTCCGACCGAGCCGGTGTTGTAGTAGATGTTGCCCGCGTTCGTCGTCCACTGGCTCGTACCACCGCCAATCATATTCACCCAAGCCGCGCCCTCATAGGCCTCGAACTTGCTGGTCGTGGTGTTATAACGGATCAAGCCGGGGACGGGTGTCGGACGATTCGTAGTGGTGTCCCGCGGAACGCGGATCGCCGAATAGGCGGCGCCGACGTGGTTGACGTCGAGGGCGTAGCTCGGGGAGTTCGTGTTGATACCGAGGACCAGCCCGTTGTTCGCGGTGAAGTGATAAGTCGCGATCGATCCGAGGTTGGTGCTCCAGCTGTTCTTACCGTAGAAGTTGCGCACGCCACCGTCATAGATTTGCATGTAGCTGTCGCCTTCGAGGAAGATGTTCCCGACGACGTGCAGGGCTTCGTCCGGGTTGCTGTTATCCGGGCTGTTGATCTTCACCCATTGCGGATCACGAGTTCCGATGTCGATGCCGTTCGCGGTATAAACCCACGACGTTCCCGCGCCGGTGTACGCCGAGCCGCCGATAAAGTCTTTCCAGCTGCCACCCTCGCGGCCCTCGAACTTGTTGGTGTTTGAGTTATACCGGATCATCCCGTTCACCGGCGAAGTGGGACGGGCCGCCGTTGTCGCCACGGGGACGACGAGGGCCGAGTTCGACGACGTGGTGCCGACCAAGTGCAAGATGCCCGAGGGGGCGGTCGTTCCGATACCGACCCGGCCGCCGTTCTCGATCGTCATCAAGTCATTGACGCCAGGACCGGGGGACGCCGCGGTCGCACCGATTTTGAACTTCCCACTGTCGCTCGCATCCACGCCCGAGTAGAACGATTGGAAGTTCCCCTGATAGCGGATGAAAGAATCCGCGGCCGCGTGGGTCGCGTAAAGCATAAGGAAGGCGTTCGAACCGGACGTGTTGCTGTTGTTTTGGATAAAGATCGACGCGTCCGAGCTCGCGTTATAGTTCGC
The window above is part of the Pseudobdellovibrionaceae bacterium genome. Proteins encoded here:
- a CDS encoding tail fiber domain-containing protein is translated as GTNGQILQTDASGNLSWVTNSGGTTNWAQGGNSFGQTGTIGTNDNQALAFETNNNTRMFINSGGSVGIATSSPSAVFQVGTDLTFETNWPAINFNADGNSTNRYLTSDSSSRIFQNYTDDSLSFNVGAPGTAGNAITWNTAIAIKNATANVGIGTTAPSGRLHVAGGAIVAGPVAAGAGNSGRLELRELAVNGTNSVSLRAADTMASNYTLTLPAGTGTNGQILQTDASGNLSWVTNSGGTTNWAQGGNSFGQTGTIGTNDNQALAFETNNNTRMTITNAGAVGIGTTAPTSALSVQTATDRYGLTHTNGTVIVGSWIGNTSPIGLSGQFGTWTNHNLGFFTNNQPPGMTLKTNGYVGIGTEDPQQRLHVANYNASSDASIFIQNNSNTSGSNAFLMLYATHAAADSFIRYQGNFQSFYSGVDASDSGKFKIGATAASPGPGVNDLMTIENGGRVGIGTTAPSGILHLVGTTSSNSALVVPVATTAARPTSPVNGMIRYNSNTNKFEGREGGSWKDFIGGSAYTGAGTSWVYTANGIDIGTRDPQWVKINSPDNSNPDEALHVVGNIFLEGDSYMQIYDGGVRNFYGKNSWSTNLGSIATYHFTANNGLVLGINTNSPSYALDVNHVGAAYSAIRVPRDTTTNRPTPVPGLIRYNTTTSKFEAYEGAAWVNMIGGGTSQWTTNAGNIYYNTGSVGIGTNSPVAPLDVRKNGEAFINIQSTSGAGQYTNAGINLTGRSNGTSYPAAIMANSGGEIYMESQGGVYTFANQAGTPGVRFDNGTAIFETASGDANIEITSSAANANASINMRSRLGGATQYGYFTAGWNNAFRISSRAGSYSFANAADSGDVAVIDNTGVTSSAFLYTSDRRLKKDIVGVEGLALILNLQGHRFKWKANDQNEIGLIAQEVEEYAPELVVTDSTGRKSVKYGNLVAPLIESTKELYGLCQASKEQWAQLAEQTAKNTRDIASVKAENEDLKQRVDRLEKLVEKLLEEKSK